TCCAGCTGCAAAACAGTCAGTTGATATTGCGCTTAGCGGTAGTCGCCTTGGAAAAAAAGTACTTGAGTTAAAAGATGTAACGAAAAAATTTGGCGATAAAACAGTATTAAACAACTTCAATCATATCGTGAAACCAGGCGATCGTATCGGAATTATTGGAGCGAATGGAAGCGGGAAATCTTCGCTATTAAATATGCTTGCAGGTAAAATATCTCCTGATAGTGGTGAAATTGAAGTTGGGCAAACAGTAAAAATCGCTTACTATACGCAAGAAAATGAAGAAATGAATTTAAATCAACGTATGATTGAATACATTAAAGAAATTGCGGAAGTTATTCATACGACAGATGGAAAAGTAATTGGTGCGTCTCAAATGTTAGAACGTTTCTTATTCCCACCGCATTCACATGGTACACCTCTTGGTAAATTATCTGGCGGTGAAAGAAGACGTTTATATTTATTACGTATATTAATGGGAGAACCGAACGTACTATTACTGGATGAGCCTACGAATGATCTAGATCCACAAACATTAACTGTATTAGAAGATTATTTAGAAGATTTTTCAGGTGTCGTTTTAACTGTATCGCATGACCGTTACTTCTTAGATAAAGTAGTAGATGAATTGTTCATCTTTACTGGAGAAGGAGAAGTGCGCGAATTTCTAGGTAGTTATACGGATTATTTAGAAATGGAAAAAACGAGAGAACTTATTGAGAAAGCGGAAGTACAGAAAGAGAAAAAAGTAGTAGAAGAAGCTCCGAAACAACAACGTAAGCGTAAACTTTCATATAACGAGCAGCGCGAATGGGAAACTATTGAAGATACAATTGCGGAACTTGAAGAAAAACTAGAATCAATTGGAGAAGAGCTTGCGAATGTTGGTTCTGATTTCACAAAAGCACAAGAATTATCTGAAGCACAGCAAAAAACAGAAGAAGAGCTAGAAAAAACGATGGAAAGATGGAGTGAACTATCCGACATTGTTGAAGGATTAAAATAAAAACAAGCTGCATATATTGAAAAGTAAAGAGAAAAACTTTACACTATTGGTAGAACCTATTTTAGGAGGGAAAAAATGAGAACATCTAATCCAATGTTGAAAAAAGAGGCATTCCGTAAAGAGGGAGCAAGCGCTTCTGCAATGACTATTGGCGGAACAGTAGGCAAAACGTTTATTATGCTTATCTTGCTACTTGCAACGTCTGTCTATTCATACATACAGATGATGGAGGGTACGATGAAGATGCCAGTATTAATTGGTGCTTTAATCGTTGCGGCAATCATCGCATTTGCGTCTATGTTCTTCCCACGTATTTCACCTTTTGGTGCACCAATCTATGCGGCAGTAGAAGGGGTTGTGTTAGGTAGTATTTCAGCAGTTTATACAATGAAATTTGGCGATTCAATCGTTTTAAATGCTGTTTTACTAACAATCTCAATTCTATTTGCAATGTTAGTGTTATATGCAACACGTGTAGTAAAAGTAACGGATAAATTCCGTACAGGCGTGATGGCAGCAACACTTGGAATTATGGTTATGTATTTAGTAGTATTTCTACTAAACATGTTTGGTGTAACGGTTCCGTACATTCACCAAGGCGGTACGATTGGTATTATTATTAGTGCAGTTGTTATCGTAGTTGCTGCATTAAACTTATTACTAGATTTCGATTTAATCGAAAATGGTGTACGTAGTCAAGCTCCGAAATATATGGAGTGGTACACTGCAATGGGACTAATGCTTACATTAGTTTGGTTATACTTAGAAATTCTTCGTTTCGTTTCTTACTTTACGAAAAATGACTAATAAAAAATCCTGCATGAAAAATGCAGGATTTTTTGTTTTTCAAAGATAAATTGATGATGTGGTATAATATGGATGTTAGTAACCTTAAATTGAAGGGGATGGAATATGATGAAAGAGAAGAAAGGGATTATGAAAAAACTATTTTCTAAAAGTTTTTTCATAGAACTAGATGATGCTTTAACGTATCCATCGGGAGAAGTTATTACTTCAGCTATTGAAAGTTATACAGCTGAATGTAATGAACAACTGAAATTTGAGAGTAAAGTAAAACCGATAATTTTCTACTTAGAAGAAGTATTGTATCGAGCGGAAGTAAAGATGGCCCGCGGAGGATATTACATTTCATGCAGTGAAGTATAAATTTTGAAACCTTACATGTTTAAAATATGTAAGGTTTCTTTTTTTCTTTTATAGCATAAAAAATAATCTTTTTTACTTTAAAACATATTATTTTACGCTTTTTACCCTTCATACATTTTTATTTACAATGAAGAAAAATATGTGAGGTGGTATAACTTATGATGAATCGAGTTGTATTAATCGGTAGATTGACAAAGGAGCCAGAATTATACTACACAAAGCAAGGCGTCGCGTATGCACGAGTATGTGTTGCGGTGAATAGAGGATTTCGAAATAGTTTAGGTGAACAACAAGTAGATTTTATTAATTGTGTCGTTTGGCGAAAATCGGCTGAGAATGTAACTGAATATTGTACGAAAGGGTCTCTTGTTGGAATTACCGGACGTATTCATACGAGGAATTACGAGGATGATCAAGGAAAGAGAATATATATAACGGAAGTCGTGATAGAGAGCATTACATTTTTGGAGAGAAGGCGCGAAGGTGCATCGCAATAAGAGGGTCTAGTAACATAGCCCTCTATCACTTTTGATTAATACCTTCCCAAACAACATCTAATTGTTGATTGAGAATATTTTTCGCATTGATTTCATTTCCATGTAGTAGCGAATGCGACATTAGTGTATAAAAATAAGTGCTCATAACAGTAGAAGTGATAATATTTATATCCCATTGACTGTTTAATTTTCCTGTCTCTTTCGCTTCTGTAATAATTGAAGACAAACCTTCTTGTAGCTGTTGTATACTTTTTAATTCATTTTCTACTAAGTAGTTTGACTTTATAATCTCAAAGATGGCATGCTTCATTAAATCACCATGTCCAGTAAATCGATCCAGTAAATCGCCTAAAACAAGTTTGATTCTTTCTTTTGGATGTTCCACATTTTCGTAAGTTTTTAAACTTTCATTCCATAGCTCAATTTGAGAATCACCTAAAAATAATAATATGTTTTCCTTTTTCGGAAAGTAGTTGAAGAAAGTGCCCTTCGCTATCCCACATGCAGTAGTAATATCTTGAACCGTTACATTTTCGTACCCGCGTTCTTGAAAGAGCTGTACTGCTTTTAGAAATATAAGTTCCTTTAACTCTTTTTTTCTCGTTTCTCTAAGCATTTTATCTACTCCTAACAAAAATAATTATATCTGTTTAAGAGATAATCTCAAATAGAATCTTACGTCATAATTCTGTTTATAGTTTTCATTATAGTTACATGTTATAAATGAAAACTATATAGTTCATGTGTTCGCTTTTCAGAAACCCATTTTGGCATACGTTTCATTACTTCGTTTCTTACTAGAGTTAAAGGTTTACTTTCTATTTGCGCTATTTTTCCAACTTTCCATGCAGTGTTTGAGATTTTTTCAATTCTATCTCGTCGTTTTTGTTCAAATTCTGTAAATGCTTGACGATAATAAGCATTATTTTTGATACATTCAGCCAGAATAATCGCATCTTCAATTGCTTGACAAGCACCTTGACCTAAATTTGGAGTAAGTGCATGGGCAGCATCCCCAATAAATACGATGCGTTTGTCAAAAAACTGTTTCATTGGCGTAATGTCTATAATATCACGATGAATCATATCAACATCCGATGCGTTTTGTAAAATAGATGGGATTGGATTATGGTAAGTTTTGAAATGATTATATAAATCTGCTGTTGTGTAAGCTTTGTATTTTGGATCTCTAGCTTTAGCATTTATGAGCGCATACCAGTATACTTCGTTGTTAGGAAGAGGGACGATACCAAATCTACCGTTTGTTCCCCAAGTTTCAATAAAATCATTTGTTAAAGAAAGATTATTAGCAGGAGTTACGCCGCGCCAACACGTATATCCTGCATAACGATAATTATCGCCTTGTGTTACTTATTTTCGAATGACAGAATGAATACCATCAGCCGCAATGAGTATATTACCGAGTGCTTCACTACCATCTTGAAATACTATTTTTAAGGCGTTTGCTTCATTCTGTTCTATTTTTACGCATTCTTTTCCCCACTTGACAGTATCTTCTTTTAGTTCAGAAAGTAGTAATTGGTGTAAATCTTTTCTATGAATGGAGTACATTTTTGGATAGCAAGTTGGAATAATTAACTTATTGAAAGTAGTACCTTTTTCGGATACAAGGTTAAAACCGTCACTTTCGTTGCCGAATTTTTTGATTTTCTTAGAAATGCCGTATAGTTCAAGTGCTTGCATTGCGTTTGGGGCAATGATAATACCCGCACCAGCAACAGTAGGTTCAGTATTTTTGTCATATACTTTTACATCTAATCCTATTTTTGTAAGGAAATTGCTGCACATAGACCAGCAATGCCGCCACCAATAATTATGACATTATTCATTTATTATCACACCACCTTTGAATGACTTTGTTCATAAAATGACCGAGGTCATTTTATGAGTTAAGGTTAATCCCTTTTTATGTAATTGTCAATTATACTTTTAACTATAGTTATGGAACGATTAGTTGAAAATAAAATGAATGAAACTGCTAAGAAATGTAGAAAAGTAAAGAGTAAAATTAAGCATTCGAGTAGGAGTATAGCGTGATAACATGTTACAATACAGCTAAGAACATGCAATAAAGGAGAGTTTTTTACGTGAAGATTAAAGCAATTGAACCGACGCCAAGTCCAAATACAATGAAAGTTATTTTGAATGAAGTATTACCATCAGGAGCACGTAATAATTATACAAATGAAAATAAAGAACAAGCACCAATGCAAGTACAAGAAATTTTGAAAATTGAAGGCATTAAAGGTGTATATCATGTAGCCGACTTTTTAGCAGTGGAGCGAAATGCGAAGTATGACTGGAAAGTTTTATTACAACAAGTTCGTGCTGTTTTCGGTGAAGAAGTAGTAGAAGAAAGTGAAGAACAACAACTTGCTCATTTTGGGGAAGTGAAAGTGTTTGTTCAAATGTTCTTTACAATTCCAATGCAAGTAAAGTTAACAGATGGGACGACAGAAGAACGTGTTGGTTTACCAGATCGTTTTAAAGAATCAATTATGAAAGTGCAAATGTCTGCACCAAACGTTGTAAAAGAGCGTAAATGGGTGGAACAAAGTACACGTTACGGTAACTTTGAAGAAATTGGGAAAGAAGTAGTAGAAGAGATTGTTGCTGCTTATTCAGAAGAACGTGTAAATGAAACGGTCAAAGAATTATTAAATCAGGCAGGTGCTGTTGAAGTAACGATTCAAAAGCGTGAGCCATATAAAGTAACAGAAGAGATGATGAAGGATGCTGACTGGAAAAAACGTTTCGCAGCATTAGAACAAATGGATCCTACTGAAGAAGATATTCCAGTGTTGAAGATGGCGTTAGATGATGAAAAAGTTTCGATTCGCCGTTTAGCAACAGCGTATTTAGGTATGGTAAAAGGTGATGAAGTATTGCCGTTATTATATAAAGCGCTATTAGATCGTTCAGTAAGTGTTCGCCGTACAGCGGGCGATTGTTTATCAGATGTAGGTGATCCGGCAGCGATGTTTGTTATGATTAAATCTCTGAAAGATTCAAGTAAATTAGTACGCTGGCGTGCAGCAATGTTCTTATTTGAACTTGGAGATGAAAGTGCGATTCCAGCATTAAAAGCAGCGCAAGATGATCCAGAGTTTGAAGTAGCGATGCAAGCTCGTCTAGCATTAGAGCGTATTGAAGGCGGCGAAGAAGCAAAAGGTTCTGTATGGAAACAAATGACGGAGTCTCGTAAAGGGGAATAATGTATGATTGTTTTCTATGATAGTTGGTGTCCGATGTGTACGGCGGTTGCAGATCGTACGAAAAAATTAGATAAAAAAGGTAAGGTGAAATTTGTTTCATTTCGAGATAAAGAGGTAGTTGAAAAGTATGAACTTTCTCAAGAACTACAAAGTAAGATGGAACAAAGATTGTATATTTTTAAAAATAATAAGTGGTATGACGGCATTCATAGCATACATGTATTAGCAAAGTCCATTCCATCTTATTGGTTTGCGGTGCCTTTTATAAAGCTATCTATCGTACTTGGATTTGGAAGTAAAGTATATGATTATATCGCTAACAATAGAAAACTTGTCCCAGTTGGACATTGCCGCGAAGGGATTTGTGAAATCTCTACAAAAAAATAAAATCATCGTTATCTTTCTTTTGCACCTATTAATAGAGCGTGATATGATGAATTTGGAATGAAAGTTGAAGGAGAGATTACAAGATGTCAAATGCTTATGAAGAATACATGCGCCAAATGGTAATCCCAATGCGTCAAGAATTAGTGCGCTCTGGGTTTGAAGAGTTAACTACAGAAGAAGCTGTAACAGAATTTATGGAAAACACAACGGGTACAACTTTAGTAGTTGTAAACTCTGTTTGTGGTTGTGCAGCTGGTTTAGCACGTCCATCAGCAGGTCAAGCGGTTGTTCGTGCTGAAAAACAACCTGATCATCTTGTAACTGTATTTGCAGGTCAAGATAAAGATGCTACTGCAAAAATGCGTGAATACTTCGGAGAAATTCCTCCATCTTCACCATCAATGGCATTATTAAAAGGAAAAGAAGTTGTTCACTTCATTCACCGTCATGAAATTGAAGGTGCAACTATGGACGAAATTATTACGAACTTAGAACAAGCTTTTGAAAAGAATTGCTAAAGAAGGGGGAGAGTAAATCTCCCTCTTTTCTTTATATAGAGGTGAAAAAATGATCGTAACAACAGCAGGAAGAACGAATAAAGAAATGACAGATTATGCAAAGCAGGTGGCCGCAGAATTAAATGGTTCATTCGTTAAACGTAACGACATACCAGTACATAAACTGCATGAGCAATATGAACAAGATGTACTTGTTGTAGGGAAGAACCGATTAGCTATTTATCCGAAAGGTACGGAAGAGTCATTTTTCTTTCATCCAAACTCAGCGATGTTTCGTGTGAAAAGATTAATGCGCGGAGAACACGACCCGTTTGTACAAGCCACGCAATTAGAGAGTGGAATGACAGTGTTAGATTGTACGCTCGGTATGGCATCAGATAGTATTGTAGCGAGTTATATGGTTGGTGAAAGTGGAAAAGTAACCGGACTTGAAGGCAATGAGTATATGGCTTATATTATGGAAAATGGTTTGAAAACATGGTCTTCATCTGTTTCTGAAATTGATGAAGCAATGCAACGAATTGATGTGAAGCAAACGGAGCATTACGCGTTTTTAAAACAATGTGGAGACAATAGCTATGATGTTGTGTATCTTGATCCAATGTTTGAAGAAACTGTTATAGAATCAGATGGAATTAAAGGATTAAAACACTTCGCTTTGTATCATGATATTACTGACGAAACAATTGCGGAGGCAAAACGAGTGGCGAGAAAACGTGTCGTTTTAAAAGATCATTTTCGTAGTTCTAGATTTGAAAAACACAATTTTCACGTATACAAAAGAAAAAGTGCTAAGTTTCACTTTGGTGTAATTGACCCTTGCTAATTGTTTGAAAAGATGTATAATAAGCAATAATTAATTAAATATACTGTCTGTGATGAAGAGAGTAGTCTTTTTTAGAAGGAAAGCGAGCTAGGGATGGTGTGAGCCTAGTGCGGAAGAAAAAGATGAAGCGCACTTCGGAGATGCTTCTTGAACGAATAGTAGAGTGAGCCGAGGCCCCCTGTCCTCGTTATAAACGGGAAAGTGGTTCGTAATGAACAACAAGGGTGGTACCACGGGTTCAAACTCGTCTCTTTTTTAGAGACGAGTTTTTTGTGTTTTAAAAAATAAGGAGGGTGTAGTATGGATTATAAAACGCAGTTTGCGGAAAGTTTATCTAATATTTTTACGAATGAATTAACGCAACAGCAAATTTTAGATTTAATTGAAACACCGAAACAAGATGAATTTGGAGATGCTGCATTTCCGTGTTTTTCACTTGCGAAGCAATATAAAAAATCACCAGCTATTATCGCAAAGGAAGTTGCAGAGAAATTAAGTGATCCGTTTTTTACGAAAGTAGAGGCTGTTGGTCCTTATGTAAATGTATTTTTTAATCGTGATACAGTAAGTGATGCAGTATTAAAAACGATTTTAGCGGAGAAAGAAGAGTACGGTAAAAATTATTTTGGATGTGAAAAAACGGTCGTTATCGATTATTCCTCACCTAATATCGCGAAACCTTTTTCAATGGGGCATTTACGTTCTACAATGATTGGAAATTCATTGAAGCATATCGCTGAAAAATGTGGGTATGAAGTTGTAGGAATTAATTATATTGGAGACTGGGGAACACAGTTTGGAAAGTTAATTACGGCTTATAAAAAATGGGGAAATGAAGCAGTAGTGAAAGAGGATCCAATACGTGAATTATTTAAGTTATATGTTCAATTTCATGAAGAGGTAAAAGACGACGAAGAATTAGAAGAAGAAGGACGCGCTTGGTTTAAGAAATTAGAAGAAGGTGATGAAGAAGCTGTTGAACTTTGGAATTGGTTCCGCCACGAATCCTTAAAAGAATTTTCTCGTATTTATGAACTTCTCGGTGTGGAATTTACTAATTTTCAAGGAGAAGCTTTTTATAATAATTTAATGGAAGACTTTATTGGGATTTTAGAGGAACATGATTTACTTGAAGAGTCAGAAGGTGCATTAGTCGTTAATTTAGAAGAAGAGGGCATGCCACCTTGCTTAATTAGAAAATCAGATGGTGCGACGATTTACGCAACGCGTGACTTAACGGCAGCTCTATATCGTCAAAACACATTTGGTTTTGATAAAGCGTTATACGTAGTTGGCCCAGAACAAAGTTTACACTTCAATCAATTCTTCACTGTATTAAAAAAGCTCGGCTACACTTGGGTTGATGGCATGGAACATGTACCGTTTGGGTTCATTTTAAAAGACGGTAAGAAAATGTCCACACGTAAAGGAAGAGTTATTTTACTTGAAGAAGTACTTGAGGAAGCAATCGAACTTGCAAAACAAAATATTGAAGAGAAAAATCCAAACTTGAAACAGAAAGAAGAAGTAGCAAAGCAAGTCGGCGCTGGCGCAGTCATCTTCCACGATTTAAAAAATGAGCGTATGCACAATATTGAATTCTCATTAGAAAATATGCTGAAATTCGAAGGGGAAACAGGCCCGTACGTACAATACACACATGCACGTGCTTGCTCTATTTTAAGAAAAGAAAGTGTAGAATTTGAAACGTGTACATTTGCATTAAAAGATGATCATAGCTGGAGTGTTGTAAAATTACTCAATAAATTCCCACAAGTAATTGAAATAGCCTTCAACAAAAATGAACCATCGGTTATTTCGAAATACGTATTAGATGTAGCGCAATCGTTTAATAAATATTACGGGAATGTGCGTATATTAGAAGAGAGTGAAGAGAAAGACAGTAGACTGGCATTAGTGTATGCTGTGACGGTTGTATTAAAAGAGGGGTTACGTTTACTTGGGGTGGAGGCACCTGAGGAGATGTAACATAGTAATAAACTGACAAACTGGGTTTAGTATATAAACCTGGTTTGTTTTTTATTTGGATATATAATTAATTTTCAAAATCAATTAAAATCTTTTTAGAGAGGATGATTTATATTGATTCGAAATATGATTTTACAAATTCCTTGTCATAGAAGATCAGATAGAAGTTTTCTTAAACTACAAAAATACATACCTTTATGTGCGCGTTGTACAGGCATGCTTATCGGTATATTAATGTTTCCAATTTATTTTTATATAACACTTTCATTTCTTTTTGCAATTATACTATCATTTTCTGCTCAAATTCCGTTACTTATTGATGGATTTACCCAAAAGTGGAAATGGAGAAGTAGCACAAATTTACTAAGAGTAACTACTGGTGTATTAAGCGGTAATGGTATGGGGTTATTTATTTCATCAAGTGTTATTTGGATATTATCTTAAGGTATATAGTAACGGAGGTATTTACATAGATGTTCTGGATTTACTTAATTCTAATTTTTATTTCAGGTGGAAGTGGAGTTGGTTTTATGATTCAAAATAAGTATACAGAAGCAATAATAGCTTTTACTATTTGTATACTATTGTTTGGGCTACTGTATTATTATCTTAAGAGAAACAAAAGAAAGAGAAAAGCAGATTGTGGCGATTTAGATTGTACGGATTGTTTTGATTGTGATTGTACTTGTTAAATTTTTCTTCCAAATAAAAAGCTAGTGTGTTTTTAATAATACACTAGCTTTTTGCTTTGAAATTTTAAGAAAAGTGTAGGAATACGACTATTATATAGAGAACTTTAGTTTTGTATATAAAAGGAGGCGTTAGACGTTGGAAACGTATGATTGGAACAGTAAACTAACTTATTTAAAAAATACAAGAGATTTATATTACAATGACGATTATGTAAGCTTTTTAGTAAATACAGTTTGGAGAATCACTAAGCCAGTACATATCGTTGATTACGGTTGTGGATATGGTTATTTAGGCTTAATATTAATGCCATTACTTCCAAAAGGATCAAAGTATACAGGCATTGATAGCGGGGGAACATTACTTGCTGAAGCGAGAGAATTGTTTCGTTTACTTCCATATGAGACACAATTTCTTGAAGGAGATGCTACAGAAATTGAATTGAACGATACATATGATATAGCAATTTGTCATGCGTTCTTGTTACATATGAGTTCACCAAAAACGATGTTACAAAAAATGATGCATTCAGTTAAAAAGGGCGGAAAAATAATCTGTTTTGAACCACATTGGATATCAAATATGTCTTCATACTTTTTAGATGGGGAGAATCAATCGGAAATTATTAGGTTAGGCACTTTGCAGAAGTTATTTGAAAGTGACACACAGAGAAACGGAAAAGATGGAAATATCGGCATGAAAATACCGATATATTTAAGTGAATTAGGTGTGAAAAATATTGAATGTAGAGTAAGTGATAAAGTGAACTTTTTAGATTCTAATATGCACCATAATAGTAAAGCGAAGTTGTATCATTCATTAAAGGAAGAGGGGATTGCGGAGAATCCAGGTGATAAACAGCAATTTATAGGACGTTTAATAGACAGAGGATTAACATATGATGATGCGCTAGCTCAATATGAAGCTGAACTACAATTTTTTAAAGCATTTCATATACATTCTTCATTAGTATACGCTCCGAATATGAAAATTACATTTGGTGAAATAGTATGTTAAAAGGTAGTAATACGATGAAAAATGTCGATAAGTCGATATTCGACATATAATCGCTGATATATTTTAAGAATCGGTCGATATATTTTGGAAATCGCCGATAAAATGAAAAAATCGCTGATATATTTGAATTATCGCTGATATAATTTCATGTACTGATTACAGCTATATAAAAATAAGATCCACATGTTACGTTATTCCATATAATCAAACAAAATATGGAGAAAAACAATCATTTCTACTATATTTTGTTATAAATTTGAATAATATTAATTAATACCATCCATTATAGGAGATTTTAGTTGAATACATACAATATGATGTGTAAAATCTAAGCAAGTAGCAGTATAAATAAATATTCGAGGTGAATACATGCTAGATTTTAAGCAGTTAGATGCTTGTTTGAAAGACAAGAGATTTATAGATGGATTACAGGAAATAAATAATGAAATTTCATATATAAAAGAAAAGAATTCTTTATCTTATGTGAAGAATTGGCTTGCTAATATTCCTTCACATAAGGAGTTTGATATATTAATTCGCCTTACTGATGAAGGGCTTATGCACCAATACAGTTCATTCCTCATTCGCTACGCCTATAAAAAATTCCCAAATATGAGAACACTCTCTTTATATTGTGATGAGTTAATTGATGAGCGGAAAATTCTTGAAGCAGAACAGCTGTTAAAAGACTCATTAGAAGAGGTAAATAAAGCAGAAATTGAAGTTGATCTTTTAGCGAAAACATATTTTACGTTAGTACGATGTTTGTTGGAAATGAAACGAAATGAAGAAGCTCTTTATTATATGAAAAAGGCAGAGGAGTACAGTGAACGTGCCGTATTTGATAAATGGGGCTACGTCTATATGCATACAGGTGAATGGGAGAAAGCAGAAGAACAATTTATAGCTGGTATGCAGCATAAAGATTGCGAAGAGTTATCTACCTATTTATTATCACAGTTATATGCGAATAAAGGAGAACAAAAACGTGCATTGCAGCTAATTGATGATGCGATTGTAAAGTTCCCGCAAGTACCATATTTTCATTTTGAAAAGGTAAAATATTTATTAGATTTAGGAAAGTATGAAGAAATGTTAGCGGTAATAGGTAACATAAATAATCAACTTCCTTATCATGCGTATAAAGCTTATTTTGTACATTTACGTGCAGAAGCGCTTTACAAAATGAATAAACTTGTAGATTTACAACAGTTATTACAAGAAGAAAAAAGTTTAAAAGGGTCTTTATATCATAATTTAGCAAAAAATCCAGATGGAAAAAAGGTTCGCTTACCAATAGTTCCAATTGTACAAAAGGATAATTATTGCGTACCAACAAGTTTAGAAATGATGTTGCAAATTTGGGGAGAAAAACGGACACAAGATGAAATAGCAGAGTTTATTTTTGATATGACAGGCTCGAAGTTTTCAGATACTGTTTCTTATTTAGAAGAATTAGGTTATGAACATCGTTATTTTAAAGGGAATGTAGAAAATTATAAGAGATTGTTAAATCAGGGGATCCCCGTATTATTAAGTATAGATATTGAGCATGCTTCACATGTACAAGTACTAGCTGGATATGATGATACATTGCAGGCCTTTTATGTTCAAGATCCGAACTTTATAGAGCCAGTGATTGTGGAATATAGTAAGTTACAAGAAAAATATCGTTATACAGGTTGTTTAGCAATTACGT
This genomic window from Bacillus anthracis str. Vollum contains:
- a CDS encoding class I SAM-dependent methyltransferase codes for the protein METYDWNSKLTYLKNTRDLYYNDDYVSFLVNTVWRITKPVHIVDYGCGYGYLGLILMPLLPKGSKYTGIDSGGTLLAEARELFRLLPYETQFLEGDATEIELNDTYDIAICHAFLLHMSSPKTMLQKMMHSVKKGGKIICFEPHWISNMSSYFLDGENQSEIIRLGTLQKLFESDTQRNGKDGNIGMKIPIYLSELGVKNIECRVSDKVNFLDSNMHHNSKAKLYHSLKEEGIAENPGDKQQFIGRLIDRGLTYDDALAQYEAELQFFKAFHIHSSLVYAPNMKITFGEIVC
- a CDS encoding DUF2085 domain-containing protein, yielding MIRNMILQIPCHRRSDRSFLKLQKYIPLCARCTGMLIGILMFPIYFYITLSFLFAIILSFSAQIPLLIDGFTQKWKWRSSTNLLRVTTGVLSGNGMGLFISSSVIWILS
- the argS gene encoding arginine--tRNA ligase, whose product is MDYKTQFAESLSNIFTNELTQQQILDLIETPKQDEFGDAAFPCFSLAKQYKKSPAIIAKEVAEKLSDPFFTKVEAVGPYVNVFFNRDTVSDAVLKTILAEKEEYGKNYFGCEKTVVIDYSSPNIAKPFSMGHLRSTMIGNSLKHIAEKCGYEVVGINYIGDWGTQFGKLITAYKKWGNEAVVKEDPIRELFKLYVQFHEEVKDDEELEEEGRAWFKKLEEGDEEAVELWNWFRHESLKEFSRIYELLGVEFTNFQGEAFYNNLMEDFIGILEEHDLLEESEGALVVNLEEEGMPPCLIRKSDGATIYATRDLTAALYRQNTFGFDKALYVVGPEQSLHFNQFFTVLKKLGYTWVDGMEHVPFGFILKDGKKMSTRKGRVILLEEVLEEAIELAKQNIEEKNPNLKQKEEVAKQVGAGAVIFHDLKNERMHNIEFSLENMLKFEGETGPYVQYTHARACSILRKESVEFETCTFALKDDHSWSVVKLLNKFPQVIEIAFNKNEPSVISKYVLDVAQSFNKYYGNVRILEESEEKDSRLALVYAVTVVLKEGLRLLGVEAPEEM